From the genome of Silurus meridionalis isolate SWU-2019-XX chromosome 12, ASM1480568v1, whole genome shotgun sequence, one region includes:
- the si:ch211-106k21.5 gene encoding SLIT and NTRK-like protein 4: protein MALTGLVCVCVLLSIPCVVFGSQRQVECPSVNITHQFLFHFSNETHCLNFTGSSFLRVFWSSLRSTPNLQVLDASFCNITQIHDTAAGSTPASLREVYLNQNQLRFLPPDFLGDAVGLEVLDLGQNFLEELPAHFLMNAKNLRVLILRGNLLESLPASVLRLPLQQMDLLGNSWTCSCSFMKDLHSAVDQGNSSMLQGIVGNLICSSPERHSGKTVWSVHIDEVCRLSGLNALFILLPLLFLVLLMLCWCCGRKDEKKNSPKFGTVKNRDLTNESTKDNILKNQLIFRPSSALLGSTRDIYEEVEVKLGSVDSLGPPPSTSSGKEQNQELDSKQDLETVSVSEVMRDSADREKAYMTQSTKYYSLVPGLELNDSDHSEFENMDLS, encoded by the exons ATGGCACTAACAG gtctggtgtgtgtgtgtgttctcctcTCTATCCCGTGTGTGGTGTTTGGGTCTCAGAGACAAGTCGAGTGTCCATCAGTCAACATCACCCATCAGTTTCTCTTCCACTTCTCCAACGAGACCCACTGTCTGAACTTCACTGGATCTTCATTTCTACGTGTCTTCTGGTCTTCATTAAGATCCACACCCAATCTTCAGGTCCTAGATGCATCTTTTTGTAACATCACACAGATCCATGACACGGCTGCCGGCTCCACTCCTGCTTCTCTACGAGAGGTTTATTTAAATCAGAACCAGCTCAGGTTCCTTCCTCCTGACTTCCTTGGTGATGCTGTGGGTTTGGAGGTGCTGGATTTGGGGCAGAACTTCCTGGAGGAACTTCCTGCCCATTTCCTAATGAATGCTAAAAATCTGCGAGTTCTGATTCTTCGTGGAAATCTGTTGGAATCACTTCCTGCCTCAGTCCTCAGACTTCCTCTCCAGCAGATGGATTTATTGGGAAACTCATGGACATGTTCTTGCTCTTTCATGAAGGATCTCCACTCTGCTGTGGATCAAGGCAACTCCAGCATGTTGCAGGGCATTGTGGGTAACCTGATTTGTTCCTCTCCTGAAAGACATTCAGGCAAGACGGTGTGGTCTGTCCACATCGATGAAGTTTGCCGCCTTTCAGGCCTGAATGCTCTCTTCATCCTGCTCCCGCTTCTCTTCCTTGTTCTCCTGATGCTCTGCTGGTGCTGTGGGAGGAAAGACGAGAAGAAAAACTCACCAAAATTCGGGACTGTGAAAAACAGAGATTTAACCAACGAGAGCACAAAAGACAACATATTGAAGAACCAGCTGATATTCCGACCATCATCAGCTCTTCTGGGCAGCACGAGGGACATATATGAAGAAGTGGAGGTCAAACTGGGGTCAGTGGACTCTCTGGGACCTCCACCCTCCACTTCATCAGGTAAAGAGCAGAACCAGGAACTGGACAGTAAGCAGGATTTAGAGACggtgagtgttagtgaggtGATGAGGGATTCAGCAGATCGAGAGAAAGCCTACATGACCCAGTCCACTAAATACTACAGCCTGGTTCCTGGGCTGGAGCTCAACGACTCGGACCATAGCGAGTTTGAGAACATGGATCTTTCATGA
- the LOC124394341 gene encoding uncharacterized protein LOC124394341 translates to MLSPGRLQAAFFSKKIAGTRAAVSRGLPRPIVSGEQIPKFQVDVEYRLRQGNLQYLRDASFLKVTKELKHDILEKLAETMYAFKAYPTKEDFETVAKALVQTHPCLKETGSPSGWNGWKNSLKFKMGNYRTKMRQLGRLDVTVNGGKRGSDTTNGEPPKTQIKKPKKGEINFLPDFPEGMNDQNMEVAREVLVNEMMKTKPKESLVKKEMDVTFAFRRKEIVKEKPAISQLVHRWPALFTENQVSYEFGRVVGKNLRENFLDALDHLSPSLMDLCKKKKGLTVYFFLISSFHYL, encoded by the exons AT GCTTTCACCTGGCCGGCTGCAAGCGGCGTTTTTTTCCAAGAAGATAGCGGGAACACGTGCGGCTGTTTCACGTGGCTTACCACGGCCTATTGTATCTG GTGAACAAATTCCCAAATTTCAAGTTGATGTAGAGTATAGACTACGCCAAGGTAACCTGCAGTATCTCAGGGATGCATCCTTTCTTAAAGTCACAAAAGAACTAAAGCATGACATACTCGAGAAATTGGCTGAGACCATGTATGCATTTAAAGCATACCCAACGAAAGAAGATTTTGAGACTGTTGCTAAGGCTTTAGTGCAAACACACCCATGCCTTAAAGAAACCGGGTCACCCTCTGGCTGGAACGGTTGGAAGAATAGCCTTAAGTTCAAAATGGGTAATTATAGAACCAAAATGCGGCAGCTGGGTCGACTTGATGTAACTGTCAATGGTGGCAAGCGAGGAAGTGACACTACAAATGGCGAGCCTCCCAAGACACAGATCAAGAAGCCAAAGAAAGGGGAAATAAATTTCCTGCCTGATTTTCCAGAGGGGATGAATGACCAGAACATGGAAGTAGCTCGTGAGGTTCTGGTCAATGAAATGATGAAAACAAAGCCAAAGGAATCCCTGGTTAAGAAAGAGATGGATGTGACGTTTGCTTTTCGCAGAAAGGAAATTGTCAAAGAGAAGCCTGCCATCAGCCAGCTTGTGCATCGTTGGCCAGCTCTTTTTACAGAAAATCAG GTTTCTTATGAATTTGGCAGAGTGGTAGGGAAAAATCTCAGAGAAAACTTCTTGGATGCACTTGACCATTTGTCTCCAAGCCTCATGGACCTCTGCAAAAAGAAGAAAGGCCTTACTG tttattttttcctaatcTCTTCTTTTCATTACTTGTAA